Proteins from a single region of Ogataea parapolymorpha DL-1 chromosome IV, whole genome shotgun sequence:
- a CDS encoding Type II phosphatidylinositol 4-kinase that binds Las17p, with translation MTIAAQPGPPSPLQPPVQGSSSAGLSETTPLLAPAHGTDHSPFSKRSLAHWTNNIRDLRFPRIFRSKNVQPHTTEIYYSVFRAPPDIHPLAKLPPAGFLDSGPTTKQDFERIVASGAAAIELGIKPRLISSGSSGSYYVYNANYEPIGVFKPQDEEPYGPLSPKMTKWIHRNFFPCFFGRSCLIPNTGYIAESATSLLDRQLQTHIVPYTDIVTLSSDSFYYPFYEKIGYMLRKKKPRHKVGSFQLYLDGYVGADEFFRRHPLPHQGPAQTATTQTNGAFEWTADTLSQLQREIEKLVILDFIVRNTDRGLDNWMLKIEHENGRARLRLGAIDNGLSLPWKHPNEWRSFPFGWLFLPISIIGQPFSVQTRNHFLPLLTSKAWWEDTSVLLREMLSRDPGFKERMFRKQLAVLKGQAWNVVQTLLVPGQSPLDLARKPRMLVEDSEIEVPFTNPIPMIVNAMESSITDNSIPVGKDLQNNWNSYLSGKIDESKWEEGNTSILDQGIQLVSVGTKTVIVERLQPVTSRPPVFTCC, from the coding sequence ATGACGATCGCCGCCCAGCCCGGACCTCCAAGCCCGCTCCAGCCCCCTGTGCAGGGATCGTCGTCCGCCGGGCTGTCTGAGACCACGCCGCTGTTGGCGCCTGCCCACGGCACAGACCACTCGCCATTCTCGAAACGGTCTCTTGCCCACTGGACAAACAATATCCGCGACTTGAGGTTCCCCCGTATCTTCCgctccaaaaacgtccagCCCCACACAACAGAAATATACTATTCCGTCTTCCGCGCCCCACCAGATATCCACCCTCTCGCCAAGCTGCCCCCTGCCGGGTTCCTGGATTCAGGGCCCACCACGAAGCAGGACTTCGAACGGATCGTCGCGAGTGGCGCGGCCGCCATTGAGCTTGGCATCAAGCCGCGGCTGATCTCGTCAGGCTCGTCAGGCTCGTACTATGTGTACAACGCCAATTACGAGCCGATTGGCGTGTTCAAGCCccaggacgaggagccgTACGGGCCCCTGTCGCCGAAAATGACCAAATGGATCCACAGAAACTTCTTCCCGTGCTTTTTTGGCCGCTCGTGTCTGATTCCCAACACGGGCTACATCGCCGAGAGCGCTACCAGTCTACTGGACCGCCAACTCCAGACCCACATCGTCCCTTACACAGATATCGTGACACTCTCGTCAGACAGCTTCTACTATCCCTTCTACGAGAAAATCGGCTACATGCtgcgcaagaagaagccCAGACACAAGGTCGGCTCGTTCCAGCTGTATCTGGACGGCTACGTGGGGGCAGacgaatttttcagaagaCATCCGCTGCCGCATCAGGGTCCGGCACAAACAGCCACCACCCAGACCAACGGAGCGTTCGAATGGACCGCAGACACGCTTTCGCAACTACAGCGGGAGATCGAAAAACTTGTCATTCTCGACTTTATCGTCAGAAACACCGACCGTGGCCTTGACAACTGGATGCTCAAGATAGAGCACGAGAACGGCCGCGCGCGACTCCGGCTCGGCGCTATCGACAACGGGCTGTCGCTGCCGTGGAAACATCCAAACGAGTGGCGGTCGTTCCCCTTTGGGTGGCTATTTCTTCCGATCTCCATTATTGGCCAGCCGTTTTCTGTGCAGACCAGAAACCATTTTCTGCCCCTGCTGACTTCGAAAGCGTGGTGGGAGGACACGAGCGTTCTGTTGCGCGAGATGTTGAGCCGCGACCCGGGCTTCAAAGAGCGCATGTTTCGCAAACAACTGGCTGTCCTGAAGGGACAGGCCTGGAACGTGGTGCAGACGTTGCTGGTGCCTGGCCAGAGCCCACTGGACCTGGCACGCAAGCCGCGCATGCTGGTGGAGGACTCTGAGATCGAGGTGCCGTTCACCAATCCTATCCCGATGATTGTGAACGCGATGGAGTCCTCGATCACCGACAACTCCATTCCCGTCGGCAAAGACCTGCAGAACAACTGGAACTCGTATTTGTCcggcaagatcgacgagtccaagTGGGAGGAGGGCAACACCAGCATCCTGGACCAGGGCATCCAGCTGGTTAGCGTGGGGACGAAAACGGTGATTGTGGAGCGGTTGCAGCCGGTGACTTCCCGACCACCGGTTTTTACATGTTGTTga
- a CDS encoding putative pyridoxal kinase BUD16 produces the protein MQLLSIQSHVAHGYVGNKAATFPLQMLGWNVDVLNTVNFSNHTGYGSVHGEVVAGDKLAEIYAGLCDINVQYDALLTGYIHGASSLAAVGQMCKAVKRSRPQCLWLLDPVMGDDGQIYVSEDVIPVYRQLVHSGLVDVITPNQLELELLLDFKITSRDDLRRALATLHTEHQIKHVVISSLFLSAQQLGLESKGCFYCCVSSKDADEPILFEIPKLDSYFTGVGDLFSALLLDRLFRLQDVVLATNQVQSVMSRVLAKTQRMCVERLGGTVQGKLGDATSMKECELRIVECRDLYHLEQTDFRAVQL, from the coding sequence ATGCAGCTCCTCTCGATCCAGTCGCACGTCGCCCACGGCTACGTGGGGAACAAGGCCGCCACATTCCCGCTTCAGATGCTCGGCTGGAACGTCGACGTGCTCAACACGGTCAATTTCTCAAACCACACGGGGTACGGCAGTGTCCATGGCGAGGTGGTCGCTGGCGACAAACTTGCCGAGATCTACGCCGGGCTGTGCGACATAAATGTCCAGTACGACGCCCTGCTCACAGGATACATCCACGGCGCGAGCTCGTTGGCCGCCGTCGGCCAGATGTGCAAGGCCGTCAAAAGAAGCCGTCCCCAGTGTCTCTGGCTGCTGGATCCCGTCATGGGCGACGACGGCCAGATATACGTCAGCGAGGACGTGATTCCTGTGTATCGACAGCTGGTGCACAGCGGCCTCGTGGACGTGATCACGCCgaaccagctggaactcgagctgctgctggacttcAAGATCACCAGCCGCGACGACCTGCGACGCGCCCTGGCCACCTTGCACACAGAACATCAGATCAAGCACGTGGTGATCTCAtcgctgtttctgagcGCACAGCAGCTCGGTTTAGAGTCCAAAGGCTGTTTCTACTGCTGTGTCTCTTCCAAGGACGCAGACGAGCCAATTCTGTTCGAAATCCCCAAATTGGACTCGTACTTCACCGGCGTCGGCGACCTCTTTTctgcgctgctgctggacaggCTGTTCAGACTTCAGGACGTGGTGCTGGCGACGAACCAGGTGCAGAGCGTGATGTCACGCGTGCTGGCCAAAACGCAGCGGATGTGCGTCGAAAGGCTTGGCGGGACGGTGCAGGGCAAGCTCGGCGACGCCACATCCATGAAGGAGTGCGAGCTGCGCATCGTCGAGTGCAGAGACCTGTACCACCTGGAGCAGACTGATTTCAGGGCTGTGCAGCTCTAG